One stretch of Cygnus atratus isolate AKBS03 ecotype Queensland, Australia chromosome 28, CAtr_DNAZoo_HiC_assembly, whole genome shotgun sequence DNA includes these proteins:
- the MSTO1 gene encoding protein misato homolog 1 isoform X2, producing MAAGEAVTLQLGPYAGCVGSHWWGLQAAAPRGSAELGSGPLLRAAGGREESRTPRLIALELKGGVGSLGRGAACPEAPAAWRGDVASYVEQPAAGGASPRDRGRRTGDASSDGKGSSGTSLQDASSAPAQLDVSQDVYSGSSMQVWSDYLNVQLHPRSIYVIQQYNHNGESGRLEAFGQGERLLQEHGCVEELEDRLHFYVEECDYLQGFQVLCDLHSGFSGVGAKVTELLYDEYSGKGILTWGLTPVMHNMGDSQKNFYRLMNTALGIVHLSSHSSLFCPMSLNGSLGLKPQPPITFPYINYDASLNYHSSAILAAALDTLTVPYRLCSSRGSMMHLAETLNFSGRKVAAVWASVPFPAVYGHSLPDVLHTYQQDLPWKLLSSCREQNVSCCFAQSVVLRGICKEGHISCPGKQPTSPLHAFETAEQILQKYLHAVFPGAFSTFHVLEQPCMTRPPYPRFFSPLLTRQGFLLDKPSSYSAAAVESIPVLTSLQSSSVLHTLLYSLYKDLQKLNTRRWASFFSAGVEQADFHEAVEALRTLSQCYETGFGDDKSEDETDSD from the exons ATGGCGGCGGGGGAGGCGGTGACGCTGCAGCTGGGCCCCTACGCGGGCTGCGTGGGCTCCCACtggtgggggctgcag GCCGCAGCGCCGCGCGGCTCCGCCGAGCTCGGCAGCGGGCCCCTGCTGCGGGCCGCGGGCGGCCGGGAGGAGAGCCGCACGCCGCGCCTCATCGCGCTGGAGCTGAAAG GCGGCGTGGGCTCGCTGGGGCGCGGCGCCGCCTGCCCGGAGGCTCCGGCGGCCTG GCGCGGGGACGTGGCGAGCTACGTGGAGCAGCCGGCGGCCGGAGGCGCCTCGCCGCGGGACCGCGGGCGGCGGACG GGAGATGCTTCTTCTGATGGAAAGGGCAGCTCTGGCACTTCTCTTCAAG ATGCATCTTCTGCCCCTGCGCAGCTCGATGTTTCCCAGGATGTTTACtcaggcagcagcatgcaggtCTGGTCCGATTACCTCAATGTGCAGCTGCATCCCCGGAGCATCTATGTCATCCAGCAGTACAATCACAACGG gGAGTCTGGTCGTCTAGAAGCCTTTGGACAAGGTGAAAGGCTCCTGCAAGAGCATGGCTGCGTAGAGGAGCTGGAAGATCGGTTGCACTTCTATGTCGAAGAGTGTGATTATCTGCAG GGATTTCAAGTCCTCTGTGACCTACACAGTGGGTTCTCTGGAGTTGGTGCCAAGGTGACAGAACTGCTCTACGATGAGTATTCAGGAAAAGGAATCCTGACCTGGGGCTTGACTCCAGTCATGCATAACATGGGG GATTCTCAGAAGAACTTTTACAGGCTGATGAACACAGCCCTAGGAATTGTACACCTCTCCAGTCACAGCTCGCTGTTTTGCCCTATGTCGCTCAATGGGAGTCTAGGACTCAAGCCACAACCTCCCATTACATTTCCCTACATAAACTATGAT GCGTCACTTAACTACCACAGCAGTGCAATTTTGGCAGCAGCACTTGATACCCTTACTGTTCCTTACCGACTCTGTTCCTCTCGGGGCTCTATGATGCACCTTGCTGAAACACTTAATTTCTCTGGGAGAAAG GTTGCAGCTGTGTGGGCTTCAGTTCCCTTTCCTGCTGTGTATGGCCACTCGCTTCCAGATGTTTTACACACATACCAGCAGGACCTGCCCTGGAAGCTGCTGTCTTCATGTAGGGAGCAAAACGTCAGCTGCTGTTTTGCTCAGTCTGTTGTGCTAAGAGGAATTTGCAAAGAAGGTCACATCAG CTGTCCAGGAAAGCAGCCTACTTCTCCACTCCATGCTTTTGAGACAGCTGAACAAATTCTGCAGAAGTATTTACATGCTGTGTTTCCTGGGGCATTCAG CACATTCCACGTTCTTGAGCAGCCGTGTATGACCCGGCCTCCATATCCCcgttttttttctcctcttctgacCAGACAAGGCTTCCTCCTGGACAAACCTTCCAGTTATTCTGCAGCAG CTGTTGAAAGTATTCCTGTATTAACATCGCTGCAGTCTTCATCTGTTCTGCACACGCTCCTCTACAGCTTATACAAGGATCTACAGAAGCTGAATACTCGACGATGGGCcagctttttctctgcaggagTTGAACAGGCTGACTTCCACGAGGCCGTAGAGGCACTAAGAACTCTATCACAATGCTATGAGACAGGTTTTGGAGACGATAAATCTGAAGATGAAACAGATTCAGACTGA
- the MSTO1 gene encoding protein misato homolog 1 isoform X1, with the protein MAAGEAVTLQLGPYAGCVGSHWWGLQAAAPRGSAELGSGPLLRAAGGREESRTPRLIALELKGGVGSLGRGAACPEAPAAWRGDVASYVEQPAAGGASPRDRGRRTGDASSDGKGSSGTSLQDASSAPAQLDVSQDVYSGSSMQVWSDYLNVQLHPRSIYVIQQYNHNGESGRLEAFGQGERLLQEHGCVEELEDRLHFYVEECDYLQGFQVLCDLHSGFSGVGAKVTELLYDEYSGKGILTWGLTPVMHNMGDSQKNFYRLMNTALGIVHLSSHSSLFCPMSLNGSLGLKPQPPITFPYINYDASLNYHSSAILAAALDTLTVPYRLCSSRGSMMHLAETLNFSGRKVAAVWASVPFPAVYGHSLPDVLHTYQQDLPWKLLSSCREQNVSCCFAQSVVLRGICKEGHISSCPGKQPTSPLHAFETAEQILQKYLHAVFPGAFSTFHVLEQPCMTRPPYPRFFSPLLTRQGFLLDKPSSYSAAAVESIPVLTSLQSSSVLHTLLYSLYKDLQKLNTRRWASFFSAGVEQADFHEAVEALRTLSQCYETGFGDDKSEDETDSD; encoded by the exons ATGGCGGCGGGGGAGGCGGTGACGCTGCAGCTGGGCCCCTACGCGGGCTGCGTGGGCTCCCACtggtgggggctgcag GCCGCAGCGCCGCGCGGCTCCGCCGAGCTCGGCAGCGGGCCCCTGCTGCGGGCCGCGGGCGGCCGGGAGGAGAGCCGCACGCCGCGCCTCATCGCGCTGGAGCTGAAAG GCGGCGTGGGCTCGCTGGGGCGCGGCGCCGCCTGCCCGGAGGCTCCGGCGGCCTG GCGCGGGGACGTGGCGAGCTACGTGGAGCAGCCGGCGGCCGGAGGCGCCTCGCCGCGGGACCGCGGGCGGCGGACG GGAGATGCTTCTTCTGATGGAAAGGGCAGCTCTGGCACTTCTCTTCAAG ATGCATCTTCTGCCCCTGCGCAGCTCGATGTTTCCCAGGATGTTTACtcaggcagcagcatgcaggtCTGGTCCGATTACCTCAATGTGCAGCTGCATCCCCGGAGCATCTATGTCATCCAGCAGTACAATCACAACGG gGAGTCTGGTCGTCTAGAAGCCTTTGGACAAGGTGAAAGGCTCCTGCAAGAGCATGGCTGCGTAGAGGAGCTGGAAGATCGGTTGCACTTCTATGTCGAAGAGTGTGATTATCTGCAG GGATTTCAAGTCCTCTGTGACCTACACAGTGGGTTCTCTGGAGTTGGTGCCAAGGTGACAGAACTGCTCTACGATGAGTATTCAGGAAAAGGAATCCTGACCTGGGGCTTGACTCCAGTCATGCATAACATGGGG GATTCTCAGAAGAACTTTTACAGGCTGATGAACACAGCCCTAGGAATTGTACACCTCTCCAGTCACAGCTCGCTGTTTTGCCCTATGTCGCTCAATGGGAGTCTAGGACTCAAGCCACAACCTCCCATTACATTTCCCTACATAAACTATGAT GCGTCACTTAACTACCACAGCAGTGCAATTTTGGCAGCAGCACTTGATACCCTTACTGTTCCTTACCGACTCTGTTCCTCTCGGGGCTCTATGATGCACCTTGCTGAAACACTTAATTTCTCTGGGAGAAAG GTTGCAGCTGTGTGGGCTTCAGTTCCCTTTCCTGCTGTGTATGGCCACTCGCTTCCAGATGTTTTACACACATACCAGCAGGACCTGCCCTGGAAGCTGCTGTCTTCATGTAGGGAGCAAAACGTCAGCTGCTGTTTTGCTCAGTCTGTTGTGCTAAGAGGAATTTGCAAAGAAGGTCACATCAG cagCTGTCCAGGAAAGCAGCCTACTTCTCCACTCCATGCTTTTGAGACAGCTGAACAAATTCTGCAGAAGTATTTACATGCTGTGTTTCCTGGGGCATTCAG CACATTCCACGTTCTTGAGCAGCCGTGTATGACCCGGCCTCCATATCCCcgttttttttctcctcttctgacCAGACAAGGCTTCCTCCTGGACAAACCTTCCAGTTATTCTGCAGCAG CTGTTGAAAGTATTCCTGTATTAACATCGCTGCAGTCTTCATCTGTTCTGCACACGCTCCTCTACAGCTTATACAAGGATCTACAGAAGCTGAATACTCGACGATGGGCcagctttttctctgcaggagTTGAACAGGCTGACTTCCACGAGGCCGTAGAGGCACTAAGAACTCTATCACAATGCTATGAGACAGGTTTTGGAGACGATAAATCTGAAGATGAAACAGATTCAGACTGA